A DNA window from Maribellus comscasis contains the following coding sequences:
- a CDS encoding efflux RND transporter periplasmic adaptor subunit produces the protein MATKKIFRISITVLLILVMGGIILYPKLKPLLSKEENAQSSMRMAGSRANQPLMASGYVLVPTEMSELRKAVGSLLPDEEVELSFETSGKIVGIYFDEGTRVKKGDLLAKINDRPLQAQLLKLQAQLKLTEEKEFRQRQLLDRDAISRESYDQISTELQALQADIKLIEARIAETELRAPFDGIVGLRMISEGAIATTQTKIVRLVKVSPLKIEFSIPERYAGEVNPGYPISFNVDGFTEEFRAKVYAIEPKVELETRTIVLRALYPNKNEELKPGRYASVTVKLSQIENTVSIPTEAVIPEMDGEKVFILKNGKAEQRNVVIGLRTESHIQIKKGLNFGDTLLTTATLQLRESLPVQLDTLITNQNTVL, from the coding sequence GTGGCAACAAAAAAGATTTTCAGGATTTCAATAACAGTTTTATTGATTCTTGTAATGGGGGGAATAATTCTGTACCCTAAACTCAAACCATTGTTATCAAAAGAAGAAAACGCTCAAAGCAGTATGCGGATGGCAGGCAGCAGAGCCAATCAACCTTTAATGGCAAGTGGTTATGTGTTGGTTCCTACTGAAATGAGTGAACTACGAAAAGCCGTTGGTTCGCTTTTACCGGATGAAGAAGTTGAGTTATCCTTTGAAACATCAGGTAAAATTGTAGGAATTTATTTTGATGAAGGAACCCGAGTAAAAAAAGGTGATTTACTGGCGAAAATAAACGACAGGCCATTACAGGCGCAATTGTTAAAACTTCAGGCACAGTTGAAACTTACAGAAGAAAAAGAATTCAGGCAGCGCCAGTTGCTTGACCGCGATGCCATCAGCCGCGAAAGCTATGATCAGATTTCTACAGAGTTGCAAGCTCTTCAGGCCGATATCAAATTAATTGAAGCACGGATAGCCGAAACCGAACTCAGGGCACCGTTTGACGGCATTGTTGGTTTGCGGATGATAAGTGAAGGTGCAATAGCAACCACACAAACCAAAATTGTACGACTTGTAAAAGTAAGTCCGTTGAAAATCGAATTTTCTATCCCGGAACGTTATGCAGGCGAAGTAAATCCCGGGTATCCCATTTCTTTTAATGTTGACGGTTTTACCGAAGAATTTCGGGCTAAAGTTTACGCTATAGAACCCAAAGTTGAACTGGAAACGCGAACTATTGTATTAAGAGCACTTTACCCAAATAAAAATGAAGAACTAAAACCCGGACGATATGCAAGTGTTACGGTTAAACTTTCGCAAATTGAAAATACTGTCTCAATTCCAACCGAAGCGGTTATTCCCGAAATGGACGGAGAAAAAGTATTTATTTTAAAAAATGGTAAAGCTGAACAAAGAAATGTTGTAATTGGCCTTCGCACTGAATCTCATATTCAAATTAAAAAGGGGCTGAATTTTGGCGACACCTTGCTTACCACCGCAACTCTTCAATTAAGGGAAAGCCTTCCTGTTCAACTCGATACCTTAATAACCAATCAAAATACAGTTTTGTAA
- a CDS encoding class I SAM-dependent methyltransferase, with the protein MSNNEKHTIHDFDLNIIYEYFSSTERQGPGNIDETLKALSFIDGLTEKSKIADIGCGTGGQTMVLGAHTPCEIIGIDAWHGFIDQFNQNAQNKNLQDKVKGIVGNMENLPFQEEEFDLIWSEGAIYHMGFEKGLKKWRKFLKQGGYIAVTENTWFTEERPAEIQNFWQEIYPEIDTIPNKVAQMQKAGYLPIATYILPEKIWTDYYSSQILKRESFLKKYNGNKTVEEFVASQQYEAELYYKYKAYYGYMFYIGKKI; encoded by the coding sequence ATGAGTAATAACGAAAAACATACAATTCACGATTTTGATTTAAACATCATTTATGAATATTTTTCAAGCACAGAAAGACAAGGCCCCGGAAATATAGACGAAACCCTTAAAGCGTTGAGTTTTATAGACGGTCTTACCGAAAAGTCCAAAATTGCTGATATTGGCTGTGGAACAGGTGGTCAAACAATGGTATTAGGAGCACACACACCGTGTGAAATTATCGGTATTGATGCCTGGCACGGTTTTATTGATCAATTCAACCAAAATGCCCAAAATAAAAATCTTCAGGATAAAGTGAAAGGCATTGTTGGTAATATGGAGAACCTTCCATTTCAAGAAGAGGAATTTGATTTGATTTGGTCAGAAGGAGCAATTTATCATATGGGATTTGAAAAAGGATTAAAGAAATGGAGAAAATTTTTGAAACAAGGCGGATATATCGCAGTTACAGAAAATACCTGGTTTACTGAAGAACGACCTGCTGAAATTCAAAATTTTTGGCAGGAAATTTATCCTGAAATTGATACTATTCCGAATAAAGTTGCTCAAATGCAAAAGGCAGGTTATCTTCCGATTGCCACTTATATCTTACCAGAGAAAATTTGGACAGATTATTATTCTTCGCAAATATTGAAACGTGAATCTTTTCTGAAAAAATATAACGGCAACAAAACCGTAGAAGAATTTGTAGCCTCTCAGCAATATGAAGCAGAGTTATATTACAAATACAAAGCATATTACGGTTATATGTTTTATATTGGAAAGAAGATTTAA
- a CDS encoding ABC transporter permease, translating to MAIAFIIACPIAYYAMNKWLESFAYKTTLSWWILALAGMLALGIALLTVSWQSWRAATRNPVEALRYE from the coding sequence GTGGCAATAGCTTTTATAATTGCCTGCCCAATTGCATATTATGCTATGAATAAATGGCTCGAAAGCTTTGCTTATAAAACCACTTTAAGTTGGTGGATTCTTGCATTGGCAGGAATGCTGGCTTTGGGAATTGCATTATTAACGGTCAGTTGGCAAAGTTGGCGGGCGGCTACTCGAAATCCTGTTGAAGCTTTAAGATATGAATAA
- a CDS encoding TolC family protein, translated as MNQKVLKKTNRHIIKKTTIILLFFIFVFQHNKAQEIYDLSRCITTSLEQNYAVKIVRNQEEIAENNVTRGNAGYLPTITTTNRYGANLTTTTQNMNDGSERVSSGIYNTTGSAGLNFNMTIFDGFNVKTSYQKLNELKKMGELNTQMSIENLVAQIAAEYYYYIQQINYFKNMEYAVSLSRERARIDEERYLLGASSKLELLQSIVYLNADSSNLARQNEAILESEIRLKKLMAVENLEELIGVKDSSIIFNPDLVYNELLDATMNFNTGLQIARKNQTISELDYKIIASRAYPYLYLSSGYTYTYRGYGTGSISDYGTLAISNQQSRAFNYGLNLSMDIFDGNNRRREKANAQIDVKNKVIQLREVEQDIKAELLTVYYAYENNLRLVQMEEQNLEVARENLEIALERYKLGSLSGIELREVQKSLLDAEQRLISIKYQTKLAEISLLQISGKIMDYA; from the coding sequence ATGAATCAAAAAGTCCTGAAAAAAACAAACCGGCATATCATTAAAAAAACAACAATCATTCTTCTGTTTTTTATATTTGTTTTCCAGCACAACAAAGCGCAGGAAATCTATGATTTGAGTCGTTGTATAACAACCAGCCTTGAACAAAACTATGCGGTAAAAATCGTTCGAAACCAGGAAGAAATTGCCGAAAACAATGTAACCCGGGGAAATGCCGGTTATTTACCAACTATTACAACGACAAACCGGTATGGAGCAAATTTGACTACTACTACTCAAAATATGAATGATGGTTCGGAACGGGTGTCAAGTGGTATTTACAATACAACAGGATCGGCTGGACTAAACTTTAACATGACAATATTCGACGGTTTTAATGTAAAAACAAGCTATCAGAAATTGAACGAGTTAAAAAAAATGGGAGAACTCAATACCCAAATGTCCATCGAAAATCTGGTTGCCCAAATTGCCGCTGAATACTACTATTACATCCAGCAGATAAACTATTTCAAAAATATGGAATATGCTGTTTCATTGTCGAGAGAGCGGGCCAGAATAGATGAAGAACGTTATTTGCTCGGAGCCTCTTCAAAACTTGAACTGCTTCAGTCGATTGTTTATCTTAATGCCGACAGTTCAAATTTAGCCAGACAGAACGAAGCGATTCTTGAATCGGAAATACGCTTAAAAAAGCTGATGGCGGTGGAAAACCTGGAAGAACTTATCGGTGTAAAAGATTCTTCCATCATATTTAATCCTGATCTTGTATACAACGAGTTGCTTGATGCAACGATGAATTTTAACACCGGTCTTCAAATCGCAAGAAAAAATCAGACCATTTCTGAACTCGATTATAAAATTATAGCATCGCGGGCTTATCCCTACCTGTATTTGTCTTCAGGCTATACCTACACTTATCGCGGGTATGGAACAGGTTCAATAAGCGATTACGGAACGCTTGCCATAAGTAACCAGCAATCCCGGGCATTTAACTACGGGCTGAATTTAAGTATGGATATTTTTGACGGGAATAACCGGCGCAGGGAAAAAGCAAATGCACAAATTGACGTCAAAAACAAGGTGATACAACTCCGCGAAGTAGAACAGGATATTAAAGCGGAATTACTTACCGTGTATTATGCCTACGAGAACAATCTTCGTTTGGTACAAATGGAAGAACAAAACCTGGAAGTTGCGCGTGAAAACCTTGAAATTGCTTTGGAAAGATATAAACTGGGAAGCCTTTCCGGAATAGAACTTCGCGAGGTTCAAAAAAGTTTGCTTGATGCCGAACAACGTTTAATCTCGATAAAATATCAAACAAAACTGGCTGAAATTTCACTGCTCCAGATTTCCGGTAAAATTATGGATTACGCATAA
- a CDS encoding oxidoreductase — protein MWTINNIPDQTGKTVIVTGANVGIGYETALALYKAGANVMLACRDPKRAKDALAELQKTNGKGQLESAILDLSDLDSVQRFSEDFIQNHHQLDILINNAGVSMPPASKTKEGYELQFGVNFLGHFALTGHLYPLLQSTPNSRIVTVSSNGYQTAVIDFDNLKSEINYEPLREYRQSKLADLIFSIELHRRITEKGEKVLSIAAQPGANKTELTRHLSEEAIQAGIERLGEFMEPWQGALPSLYAAVSNDATGGNLYEPDEDGYRGYPTLTSIKENALDKTVAKRLWNLAEQITEIHFPV, from the coding sequence ATGTGGACAATAAACAATATTCCGGATCAAACCGGAAAAACAGTAATAGTAACAGGTGCAAATGTTGGTATTGGCTATGAAACAGCCCTTGCTTTATACAAAGCTGGTGCAAATGTGATGCTTGCCTGCAGAGATCCCAAACGTGCAAAAGATGCGCTGGCTGAATTACAAAAAACAAATGGGAAAGGTCAATTGGAAAGTGCTATACTGGACTTATCAGATTTAGATTCTGTTCAGCGATTCTCAGAAGACTTTATTCAAAATCACCATCAGCTGGACATACTGATTAACAATGCCGGTGTGTCAATGCCTCCGGCATCAAAAACGAAGGAAGGATATGAATTGCAATTTGGCGTGAACTTTCTAGGACATTTTGCGCTTACAGGACATTTATATCCCTTACTTCAATCAACCCCGAATTCACGAATAGTAACCGTTAGCAGTAACGGGTATCAAACCGCGGTAATTGATTTTGATAATTTAAAATCTGAAATAAACTATGAACCTTTGCGTGAATACAGGCAGAGCAAATTGGCAGACTTAATATTTTCAATTGAATTGCACCGTAGAATTACGGAAAAAGGAGAAAAAGTGCTTTCCATTGCAGCACAGCCCGGGGCAAACAAAACTGAATTGACACGCCATTTGAGCGAAGAAGCTATCCAGGCGGGGATTGAACGTTTGGGCGAATTTATGGAGCCATGGCAGGGGGCTTTACCATCTTTATATGCTGCAGTTTCAAACGATGCGACTGGTGGTAATTTATATGAGCCCGATGAGGATGGATACAGAGGCTATCCAACTTTGACAAGTATTAAAGAAAACGCTTTGGATAAAACAGTTGCTAAACGGCTTTGGAATTTGGCTGAACAAATTACGGAAATTCACTTTCCAGTATAG
- a CDS encoding helix-turn-helix domain-containing protein, giving the protein MNSTGENSTGKSPDIWQEQFISSHIFLYVKKGILRFFDGDKTFTFKSGEYFIARKNRLARYIKERRTNEFDYVAFIYEEDFIKSFQDKYKIQEKDFYAADTFVRIKETKAIPYFIRSLEFYYNSLGNPNDAFRNVKYEELLIILLQNQPEFAGLFFDFGFPQKIDLEKFMNGNYRFNVSIERFAFLTGRSLSAFKRDFENTFKTSPGKWLVQKRLEEAHFLIEEKNQKASDIYLNLGFENLSHFSYAYKKRFGHSPSEVIDNKKKTSR; this is encoded by the coding sequence ATGAACTCAACAGGAGAAAACTCGACCGGTAAAAGCCCTGATATATGGCAAGAGCAATTTATTTCATCGCACATTTTTCTATATGTAAAAAAAGGGATATTGCGATTTTTTGACGGAGACAAAACATTCACATTCAAGTCAGGTGAATACTTCATAGCAAGAAAAAACAGACTTGCACGATACATCAAAGAAAGGCGTACGAATGAATTTGACTATGTTGCCTTTATCTATGAAGAGGATTTTATAAAATCGTTTCAGGATAAATACAAGATACAGGAAAAGGACTTTTACGCTGCAGATACGTTTGTAAGAATAAAAGAAACCAAAGCAATCCCTTATTTCATTCGTTCACTTGAGTTCTATTATAACTCGTTAGGCAATCCGAACGATGCGTTCAGGAATGTGAAATATGAGGAATTATTAATCATTCTTCTACAAAATCAACCTGAATTTGCCGGACTGTTTTTTGATTTTGGGTTCCCTCAAAAAATAGATCTGGAAAAGTTTATGAACGGTAATTACAGATTTAATGTAAGCATAGAGCGCTTTGCTTTCTTAACCGGAAGAAGCTTATCAGCATTCAAACGTGACTTTGAAAACACATTTAAAACCTCACCCGGTAAATGGTTGGTTCAAAAAAGATTGGAGGAGGCTCATTTCCTTATTGAGGAGAAAAATCAAAAGGCATCTGACATCTATCTTAACCTGGGCTTTGAAAACCTGTCCCACTTTTCGTATGCATATAAAAAACGATTTGGACATTCACCAAGTGAAGTAATAGATAATAAGAAAAAAACCAGCCGATAG
- a CDS encoding efflux RND transporter permease subunit yields the protein MSLSSLSIKRPVLATVFSLVILLFGAIGMTYLGVREFPSVDPPIISVRTSYPGANSDVIETQITEPLEQSINGIPGIRTLTSSSSQGSSRVTVEFELSVDLETAANDVRDKVSQAQRYLPRDCDPPTVSKADADASPIMFIAVKSAKRSLLELSEIAELTFKEQLQTISGVSSISIWGDKRYAMRIWLDPVKLAGYQMTPLDVRNAILRENVELPAGSIEGNSTELTIRALGLMTTAEEFNSLILKQSGEQLIRVRDIGRAEIGPEDIRGIMKMNGIPMVGTVIIPQPGANHIDIVDDVYDRLEYIKKDLPDDVEIEIGFDNTDYIRTSIKEVQTTIYLAFFLVVVIIFVFLRDWRTTVLPILVIPVSLVGSFFIMYIAGFTINVLTLLAIVLSIGLVVDDAIVMMENIYVKIEQGMSPREAGIKGANEIFFAIIATTITLIAVFFPIVFLEGMTGRLFREFSIVIAGAVGISSFVALTLTPMLSTKILKTRHKRSKAYNASEKFFVKLNNTYQNSLNSFLKKKYISLIILLSSGVFIYFLWKIIPAEMAPMEDRSQLNINITTPEGSTYEYNFDYVEEVNDVVNRLVPEAEKVTAMVRGSWAFVRIVLVDPSERERSQQEIAAQLTAELRKMTKARASVIQQSTFGGRRAGLPIQYVLQAPTIEKLREILPEFMAKVQDNPIFEMADVNLKFTKPELQIEIDRDKANLLGVSTQNIGQTLQLALSGQRFGYFIMNGKQYQILGELARQDRNKPLDLKSLYVRNNSGEMVQLDNFVSLKESTAPPQLYRYNRFVSATVSSGLAEGRTISEGLAEMDKIAAEVLDDTFRTALAGDSKDFMESSSSLMFAFLLAIVLIFLVLSAQFESFKDPIIVMMTVPLALTGAMFFMWYFNVTMNIFSQIGIIMLIGLVSKNGILIVEFANQRKEAGMSKFDAIKFASAARFRPILMTSLSTVLGILPLAMGLGEGAQSRVAMGIAVVGGLTISTFLTLYVVPGIYLFISSETKSIKDESKSPEKNKPAYH from the coding sequence ATGAGTCTATCGTCATTAAGTATAAAACGACCGGTGTTGGCCACCGTATTTTCGCTGGTTATATTACTCTTTGGGGCTATTGGAATGACCTACCTCGGGGTAAGGGAGTTTCCAAGTGTAGACCCGCCGATTATTTCGGTAAGGACATCGTATCCGGGAGCCAACTCCGATGTTATCGAAACCCAGATTACAGAGCCTTTAGAGCAATCTATTAACGGAATACCGGGAATCAGGACATTAACCAGTTCGAGTAGCCAGGGAAGCAGCAGGGTAACAGTTGAATTCGAACTTTCTGTTGATTTGGAGACAGCTGCCAACGATGTGCGTGATAAAGTTTCACAAGCACAGCGGTATTTACCCCGTGACTGTGATCCTCCAACGGTATCAAAAGCTGATGCAGATGCCAGCCCCATTATGTTTATCGCCGTTAAAAGTGCCAAACGTTCACTCCTCGAACTTTCGGAGATTGCAGAATTAACTTTTAAAGAACAGCTGCAAACTATTTCAGGAGTGAGTTCAATAAGCATTTGGGGCGACAAAAGATATGCGATGCGCATTTGGCTCGATCCGGTAAAACTGGCGGGCTACCAAATGACTCCGCTTGACGTGCGGAATGCTATTTTGCGCGAAAACGTTGAACTTCCTGCAGGAAGTATTGAAGGTAACTCCACGGAATTGACCATCCGCGCACTTGGATTAATGACAACTGCCGAAGAGTTTAACAGCCTTATTTTAAAACAGTCGGGTGAACAGTTGATAAGAGTCCGTGATATTGGCCGTGCCGAAATTGGCCCTGAAGACATCCGGGGAATTATGAAAATGAACGGGATTCCGATGGTAGGTACCGTTATTATCCCACAGCCCGGCGCCAATCATATCGACATTGTTGATGATGTTTACGACAGACTCGAATACATCAAAAAAGATTTACCCGACGATGTTGAGATTGAAATTGGCTTTGACAATACCGATTACATTCGGACTTCCATCAAAGAAGTTCAAACCACCATTTACCTGGCTTTCTTTTTGGTTGTGGTTATTATTTTTGTGTTCCTTCGCGACTGGAGGACAACCGTTCTGCCCATACTGGTAATCCCGGTTTCGTTGGTTGGTTCATTTTTTATCATGTACATCGCTGGTTTTACAATAAATGTTTTAACCTTACTGGCCATTGTACTTTCCATTGGCCTTGTGGTTGATGATGCCATTGTGATGATGGAAAATATATATGTAAAGATTGAACAGGGAATGTCGCCGCGGGAAGCAGGAATTAAAGGTGCCAATGAAATTTTCTTTGCAATTATTGCAACAACAATTACACTTATTGCAGTATTTTTCCCCATCGTTTTTCTGGAAGGAATGACAGGTCGCCTTTTCCGGGAATTTAGCATTGTAATCGCAGGTGCTGTAGGTATTTCGTCGTTTGTAGCTTTGACGCTCACCCCCATGCTTTCAACAAAAATCCTGAAAACCAGACACAAAAGAAGTAAAGCTTACAACGCCTCTGAAAAGTTTTTTGTAAAACTTAACAATACCTATCAAAACTCTTTAAATTCATTTTTAAAGAAAAAATATATCTCATTAATTATCCTTCTCTCTTCCGGTGTATTTATTTATTTTTTATGGAAAATTATTCCGGCTGAGATGGCACCAATGGAAGACCGTTCTCAGTTAAACATTAACATCACAACTCCGGAGGGCTCTACCTACGAATATAATTTTGACTATGTAGAGGAAGTTAACGATGTCGTTAACAGGCTTGTGCCTGAGGCTGAGAAAGTAACCGCGATGGTAAGGGGAAGCTGGGCGTTTGTCCGGATTGTATTGGTCGATCCCTCCGAAAGAGAACGTTCTCAACAGGAAATAGCAGCCCAGTTAACAGCAGAATTGCGAAAGATGACAAAGGCCAGAGCCAGCGTTATCCAGCAATCTACATTTGGAGGGCGAAGGGCCGGCTTGCCTATTCAGTACGTTTTACAAGCGCCCACCATCGAGAAACTTCGGGAAATATTACCCGAATTTATGGCAAAAGTTCAGGACAACCCCATTTTTGAAATGGCAGATGTAAACCTAAAATTTACAAAGCCTGAACTTCAAATAGAGATTGACCGCGACAAAGCCAATTTGTTGGGAGTATCAACTCAAAATATTGGCCAGACACTCCAGTTGGCGCTCAGCGGACAACGATTTGGCTACTTTATAATGAACGGAAAACAATATCAGATTTTGGGAGAACTCGCCCGGCAGGACAGAAATAAACCACTTGATTTAAAGTCGCTGTATGTTCGGAACAACAGTGGTGAAATGGTTCAACTCGATAATTTTGTTTCCCTGAAAGAATCAACCGCCCCTCCACAATTGTACCGCTACAACCGATTTGTGTCGGCAACGGTTTCTTCAGGTTTGGCTGAAGGCCGAACCATTAGTGAAGGACTGGCAGAAATGGATAAAATTGCAGCGGAAGTTCTTGATGACACCTTTAGAACAGCGTTGGCGGGTGACTCCAAAGATTTTATGGAAAGCTCATCGAGTTTGATGTTTGCGTTCCTTTTGGCGATTGTTTTAATTTTCCTTGTACTTTCGGCACAGTTTGAAAGTTTTAAAGACCCGATTATTGTAATGATGACCGTACCATTAGCCCTTACCGGAGCGATGTTTTTTATGTGGTACTTTAATGTTACGATGAATATTTTTAGCCAGATTGGTATCATCATGCTGATTGGTCTGGTGTCGAAAAATGGTATTTTGATTGTTGAATTTGCCAACCAGCGCAAAGAAGCCGGCATGAGTAAATTTGATGCCATCAAATTTGCATCTGCTGCCAGATTCCGGCCAATTTTAATGACCAGTTTATCAACTGTTTTAGGAATTCTTCCTTTGGCAATGGGATTGGGAGAGGGAGCACAAAGCCGTGTTGCAATGGGTATTGCCGTTGTTGGCGGATTAACCATTTCAACATTCCTTACATTGTATGTAGTACCAGGAATTTACTTATTTATTTCAAGTGAAACAAAATCTATCAAAGATGAATCAAAAAGTCCTGAAAAAAACAAACCGGCATATCATTAA
- a CDS encoding hybrid sensor histidine kinase/response regulator: protein MKRYFGYHLVISFIVLTGLFAVPLILFYNFKTDTRLNEIKTRETHNLKLQQTVIEETLGGVIDNLLLLKEHIKTSGEPVNGYQNSGIEKERLENDFKAFSIGKHRLYDQLRLLSANGNEVIRVNFSEDSVKIVDENHLQNKSHRYYFKELSKLNDDDIYISPFDLNIEYGKIEQPIKPMLRIGTPIIDSSGQFSGVVLINYLGQNILSSVNELKPSDYYMILNQNGYWIQNDRDPSVEWSFMYDSLKNQRFQDSFNAEWTAIQNNEKGQFQNKSGLFTYQTVYPVREDSLQYISEKDEQETVNIVRDQVGFWKLVSYIDNATLQAQTTPVKTERNIILLFFILISAGLAYGATKIRVNELIAKKNLKDLNNNLEYEVRQRTEEIRKARQKAEENDRLKTAFLNNMSHEIRTPLNAIIGFADLMEKSDYDDKETKKFAHIINKRGNDLLVIVDDILDISKIESGQVSIYEEQCVLYNELFELTELYNVRKLQTDKAHIELQFDCACVSEKEWVKIDIGKLRQVLSNLLNNAFKFTEKGKIELKCIAHENKMLLFSVSDTGIGIPKDKQERVFERFVQSENRLTIETGGTGLGLSIVKGIVDFLGGEVWLESTPDVGSTFCFTMPYKKANQEEEDADLNEKTDDRSLEILVVEDDPINNEYIKTMFNQTNHKLTIAVSGSQALQYENDKFFDIILMDIKLPDINGMEVTKQIRKRNKSIKIIAQTAYASIEDKLEALRSGCNEYISKPLQVNKLMDLIVK from the coding sequence ATGAAAAGATATTTCGGTTATCATTTGGTGATTAGTTTTATCGTTCTAACAGGACTGTTTGCAGTACCACTGATTCTATTTTATAATTTTAAAACAGACACCCGCCTAAACGAAATCAAAACCCGTGAAACTCATAATCTGAAATTACAGCAAACAGTGATCGAAGAAACATTGGGAGGGGTTATTGATAATTTACTGCTTTTAAAGGAACATATAAAAACCAGTGGCGAACCCGTTAACGGTTATCAGAATTCCGGAATAGAAAAAGAAAGGTTAGAAAATGATTTCAAAGCATTTTCCATCGGGAAACACCGTCTTTATGATCAACTAAGACTGTTGAGTGCAAATGGCAATGAGGTGATAAGGGTAAATTTTAGCGAAGACAGTGTAAAAATCGTTGATGAAAATCATCTTCAGAATAAAAGCCACCGCTACTACTTTAAAGAACTCTCGAAGTTAAACGATGATGATATTTATATTTCACCTTTTGATTTAAATATAGAATACGGAAAAATTGAACAACCCATAAAACCGATGTTACGAATTGGAACCCCAATAATCGACAGCAGCGGTCAATTCTCGGGAGTTGTTTTAATCAATTATTTAGGTCAGAATATTCTTTCGTCGGTTAATGAATTAAAACCATCAGACTATTATATGATATTGAACCAAAACGGTTATTGGATACAAAATGACCGAGACCCGTCAGTTGAATGGAGTTTTATGTATGATAGCCTGAAAAATCAACGATTTCAGGATAGTTTTAATGCAGAGTGGACAGCAATACAAAACAACGAAAAAGGTCAGTTTCAAAATAAATCGGGACTATTCACCTATCAAACGGTGTATCCTGTTCGCGAAGATAGTCTTCAATATATTTCTGAAAAAGATGAACAAGAGACTGTAAATATTGTGAGAGACCAGGTAGGTTTCTGGAAACTTGTTTCTTATATTGACAATGCTACTTTACAGGCACAAACAACTCCTGTAAAAACCGAGAGAAATATCATTCTGCTTTTCTTTATTTTAATTTCTGCAGGACTTGCATATGGTGCTACGAAAATAAGAGTAAATGAGCTTATTGCTAAAAAAAATCTTAAAGATCTGAACAACAACCTTGAATACGAAGTAAGGCAACGAACCGAGGAAATTCGAAAAGCCCGGCAAAAAGCAGAAGAGAACGACCGGTTGAAGACAGCTTTTTTGAACAATATGAGCCACGAGATTCGCACTCCGTTAAATGCGATTATAGGCTTTGCTGATTTGATGGAAAAAAGTGATTATGATGATAAGGAGACAAAAAAATTCGCACATATTATCAATAAACGGGGAAATGATTTGTTGGTTATTGTAGATGATATTCTTGATATTTCTAAAATCGAATCAGGGCAGGTCTCAATTTATGAAGAACAGTGTGTTTTATACAATGAACTGTTTGAACTAACAGAATTATATAACGTACGCAAGCTGCAAACTGATAAGGCACATATAGAATTGCAGTTCGATTGCGCTTGTGTATCAGAAAAAGAGTGGGTAAAAATAGATATTGGCAAACTCAGACAAGTCCTTTCCAATCTTTTAAACAATGCTTTTAAATTTACTGAGAAAGGAAAAATTGAACTGAAATGCATAGCGCACGAAAATAAAATGCTTTTGTTTTCAGTGAGCGATACAGGTATTGGTATTCCGAAAGACAAACAGGAACGTGTTTTTGAACGATTTGTGCAATCGGAAAACAGATTAACAATTGAAACCGGGGGTACAGGCTTAGGCCTTTCAATTGTTAAAGGAATTGTAGATTTTCTGGGTGGCGAAGTATGGCTTGAGTCGACACCCGATGTGGGTAGTACTTTTTGTTTTACTATGCCATACAAAAAAGCGAATCAGGAAGAGGAAGATGCCGATTTAAATGAAAAGACAGACGATAGGTCATTAGAGATTTTAGTTGTAGAAGATGATCCAATCAATAATGAATACATCAAAACGATGTTCAATCAAACAAATCATAAATTAACAATCGCCGTAAGCGGAAGCCAGGCGTTACAATACGAAAACGACAAATTCTTCGACATCATTCTAATGGACATTAAACTGCCGGACATCAATGGAATGGAAGTGACAAAACAAATCCGCAAAAGAAATAAATCAATAAAAATAATTGCTCAAACCGCCTATGCGTCAATTGAAGACAAATTAGAAGCCCTGCGCTCAGGTTGTAACGAATACATTTCAAAACCATTACAAGTAAACAAGCTAATGGACTTGATTGTGAAATGA